In one window of Paraflavitalea soli DNA:
- a CDS encoding S24 family peptidase — protein sequence MNKYLRLKDELSLAGTGKMKAFGNSMLPVLKDGSLLTFEKADNYEIGDIVFCKVKGRYIDAHKIIKKDTTKGFLIANNHGFENGWTKIIYGKVVLAEWQGRVIYKTE from the coding sequence ATGAACAAATATTTACGGCTAAAAGATGAATTATCATTAGCCGGTACAGGAAAAATGAAGGCATTTGGCAATTCTATGTTGCCGGTATTAAAAGACGGAAGCCTGTTGACTTTTGAAAAAGCAGATAACTATGAGATCGGGGATATTGTATTTTGCAAAGTAAAAGGCAGGTATATTGATGCCCATAAAATAATAAAAAAGGATACCACCAAGGGATTCCTGATTGCCAACAACCACGGCTTTGAAAATGGGTGGACAAAGATCATTTATGGCAAGGTTGTTCTTGCAGAATGGCAGGGAAGGGTCATTTATAAAACGGAATGA